The following coding sequences are from one Gossypium hirsutum isolate 1008001.06 chromosome A12, Gossypium_hirsutum_v2.1, whole genome shotgun sequence window:
- the LOC107932254 gene encoding NAC transcription factor 29-like (The RefSeq protein has 1 substitution compared to this genomic sequence), which produces MTCQSNSDDTTLEMELPGFRFHPTEEELLGFYLKNMIYGNKLRDDVIGFLNIYHHDPSDLPGLSKIGEREWYFFVPRDRKHGNGGRPNRTTENGYWKATGSDRKIVSLSDPKRITGLKKTLVFYKGRAPRGNKTDWVMNEYRLPDGCSLPKDIVLCKIYRKATSLKVLEQRAALEEELKATNTTTSSPLSSLQTISFCNPKEDLVPSISETREFFKKEIEEEKELVEEKKDRIAKENKVSPPSLHFPVGNEKLAELQLPKIINDWTQDQFWTQLNSPWFQNLTPYANILNF; this is translated from the exons ATGAACTGCCAATCCAATTCTGATGATACCACCCTAGAGATGGAACTTCCGGGCTTTCGATTCCATCCAACAGAGGAAGAACTCCTTGGTTTTTACCTCAAAAACATGATTTACGGTAACAAGTTGCGTGATGATGTAATTGGATTTCTCAACATTTATCACCATGATCCCTCTGATTTGCCTG GATTGTCGAAGATTGGGGAGAGGGAATGGTATTTCTTTGTGCCTAGAGATAGGAAGCATGGCAATGGAGGGAGACCAAACCGGACGACTGAAAATGGGTACTGGAAAGCCACTGGTTCTGACCGGAAAATTGTGAGCTTATCAGATCCAAAGCGGATAACTGGCCTGAAAAAGACTCTTGTTTTCTATAAAGGGAGAGCTCCACGAGGAAACAAGACTGATTGGGTCATGAACGAGTATCGCCTCCCAGATGGTTGCTCCTTGCCTAAg GACATAGTTTTGTGCAAGATATACAGGAAAGCTACCTCCTTGAAAGTACTGGAGCAAAGAGCAGCATTGGAGGAAGAGTTGAAGGCAACGAACACAACAACTTCATCTCCATTGTCATCCTTACAGACCATCTCCTTTTGCAACCCAAAAGAAGATTTGGTGCCATCAATTTCTGAAACCAGAGAATTCTtcaagaaagaaattgaagaagaaaaagaactgGTGGAAGAGAAAAAAGATAGAATAGCAAAGGAGAACAAAGTTTCTCCACCATCTCTGCATTTTCCTGTAGGCAATGAAAAATTGGCAGAGCTTCAATTGCCCAAAATTATAAATGACTGGACCCAGGATCAATTCTGGACTCAGCTAAATAGCCCTTGGTTTCAGAATCTGACACCATATGCAAACATCCTGAATTTCTAA